In one window of Streptomyces sp. FXJ1.172 DNA:
- a CDS encoding murein biosynthesis integral membrane protein MurJ, whose product MAPTESDPATPAEPGPAPHTKPGPPAAPAEPGPTPQPEPSPEPHAKPVPAAPAGSGSVITSSDARSAPSTTPDPAPLTPPDHHRPPTRRFLARAAVVTASLSVVGALLGLVRDQSLARLFGAGQDTDAFLVAWTLPEFAATLLIEDGLAFALIPAFSRALARRAQGAAGDPVRALVAGTLPRLALAFAAVGGLLALAAPQFVAALAPGLPDPGLAVDCTRLTATCVLSFGLAGYCSAALRAHRRFLAPAAIYIAYNLGIVTAMYALGGHWGVRSAAVGVAAGGCLMVGVQLPFLVSGLRRRRTAAAGPAAVAGPGALDVPLMATVLLFALCRQSQVLIERFLASGLPAGAISHLNYAQKVAQIPMTLSMMLCTVTFPVVARALAEGHTERARARVERDLAVAAGLVLLGAATVVACAPQLIGLLFQRGAFTAQDTAATAEVMRVYALGLLGQTLTGVLVRSYFSAGRATWYPVGAMAAGIAVTSWIGAWSLGSWGVTGIAAANATGITVTAALLLAGMGRRSVPVRVPRMLRELSRPVRAAAVAALAGGFAARLPASPLAGLAAGGATVTVVFVLLGRALGDLGCAAALCTVRTLTRRLAHALLR is encoded by the coding sequence ATGGCGCCCACCGAGTCAGATCCAGCCACACCCGCCGAACCGGGCCCGGCGCCGCATACCAAGCCGGGTCCTCCAGCCGCACCTGCCGAGCCAGGTCCGACCCCGCAGCCCGAACCGAGCCCGGAGCCACACGCCAAGCCGGTTCCGGCCGCACCCGCCGGGTCGGGGTCCGTCATCACCTCCTCCGACGCCCGGTCCGCCCCATCCACCACCCCGGACCCCGCCCCCCTCACGCCCCCCGACCACCACCGCCCGCCCACCCGGCGCTTTCTCGCTCGGGCCGCGGTTGTCACCGCCTCGTTGTCTGTCGTGGGGGCGTTGCTGGGGCTGGTGCGGGATCAGTCGCTCGCTCGGCTGTTCGGGGCCGGGCAGGACACCGATGCGTTTCTGGTCGCCTGGACCCTGCCGGAGTTCGCGGCCACGCTGCTGATCGAGGACGGGCTGGCGTTCGCGCTGATCCCGGCGTTCAGCAGGGCGCTGGCCCGGCGGGCCCAGGGTGCAGCGGGGGATCCGGTGCGGGCGCTGGTGGCCGGTACGCTGCCGCGGCTGGCGCTGGCGTTCGCGGCGGTGGGCGGGCTGCTCGCGCTGGCCGCCCCGCAGTTCGTCGCGGCACTCGCGCCGGGCCTGCCCGATCCGGGGCTCGCCGTGGACTGCACCCGGCTCACCGCGACCTGCGTGCTCAGCTTCGGCCTCGCCGGATACTGCAGCGCGGCCCTGCGGGCCCACCGCCGCTTCCTGGCCCCGGCCGCGATCTACATCGCCTACAACCTCGGCATCGTCACGGCGATGTACGCGCTCGGCGGCCACTGGGGAGTGCGCTCGGCCGCGGTGGGGGTGGCGGCGGGCGGCTGCCTGATGGTGGGCGTGCAACTCCCCTTCCTGGTGAGCGGGTTGCGCAGACGGCGTACGGCGGCTGCGGGGCCCGCGGCCGTGGCCGGGCCCGGTGCCCTGGACGTGCCGCTGATGGCGACCGTGCTCCTCTTCGCGCTGTGCCGGCAGTCGCAGGTGCTGATCGAGCGGTTCCTCGCCTCGGGCCTGCCCGCCGGGGCGATCTCGCACCTGAACTACGCCCAGAAGGTCGCGCAGATCCCGATGACGCTGTCGATGATGCTGTGCACGGTCACCTTCCCGGTGGTCGCGCGGGCGCTCGCCGAGGGCCACACGGAGCGGGCCCGGGCCCGGGTGGAGCGGGATCTGGCCGTGGCCGCCGGACTGGTGCTGCTCGGCGCCGCCACGGTCGTGGCCTGTGCCCCGCAGCTGATCGGCCTGCTGTTCCAGCGCGGCGCGTTCACCGCCCAGGACACCGCCGCAACCGCCGAGGTGATGCGGGTCTACGCGCTCGGCCTGCTCGGCCAGACACTCACCGGTGTCCTGGTCCGCTCCTACTTCTCGGCCGGCCGCGCCACCTGGTACCCGGTCGGCGCGATGGCGGCCGGGATCGCCGTGACGTCGTGGATCGGCGCCTGGTCGCTCGGCTCCTGGGGCGTCACCGGGATCGCCGCCGCCAACGCCACCGGCATCACCGTCACCGCCGCCCTGCTGCTCGCCGGGATGGGGCGGCGCAGCGTGCCGGTCCGCGTCCCGCGCATGCTGCGCGAGCTGAGCCGGCCGGTGCGGGCGGCGGCGGTCGCCGCCCTGGCCGGCGGCTTCGCCGCGCGGCTGCCCGCGTCGCCGCTCGCCGGACTCGCCGCCGGCGGCGCCACCGTGACCGTCGTGTTCGTCCTGCTCGGCCGGGCCCTGGGCGACCTGGGCTGCGCCGCCGCCCTGTGCACCGTACGCACCCTGACCCGAAGGCTCGCCCATGCCCTCCTGCGTTGA
- a CDS encoding O-antigen ligase family protein: MALALPLRHAPRFSPVLPVAAVIALLALPAAPGDDGGAGPADALSALVVAYCAVRLLRARSRPLSRTAAVLLGLPVFGVSLAALHAVSPGAGIAGLGRYLQIFVLVPAAVLLLVRERRDFRLLAWSFVALGLFQGAVGVHQYLTGTGASYQGEDIRAVGTFGPSDVMGMATVVSFGLVCATGLALGRGPAHTRLTAAACALVLCAPLAVSFSRGAWIATAVTLTAQLVLSGPRRALKAGAAAVALCVVLVGGFGAGTAMLQERIDSITRVTDAPDQSVTDRYTMWAAALDMWREHPLTGVGLKGFPEYRDGHASLALSSGSDTEGAGAAFRKEPLLSPHNMYLLVLGEQGLIGLLCLAGGWLALLVRALHRLYRSRPRGERGLDCALIACGLLVWQLIDFAYADIGGPSTVLTAVCFGLTAWWALPATTAPGER, translated from the coding sequence ATGGCCCTCGCATTGCCCCTGCGCCACGCCCCGCGCTTCTCGCCCGTGCTGCCCGTGGCGGCCGTGATCGCGCTGCTCGCGCTGCCGGCCGCCCCCGGCGACGACGGCGGCGCGGGCCCCGCCGACGCGCTGTCCGCGCTGGTGGTCGCCTACTGCGCCGTACGACTGCTGCGCGCGCGAAGCCGACCGCTGAGCCGGACGGCGGCCGTGCTCCTCGGCCTGCCGGTGTTCGGTGTGTCGCTGGCCGCGCTGCACGCGGTCTCGCCGGGCGCGGGGATCGCCGGCCTCGGCCGCTACCTCCAGATCTTCGTGCTGGTCCCCGCCGCCGTCCTGCTCCTCGTCCGTGAACGCCGTGACTTCCGGTTGCTGGCCTGGTCGTTCGTGGCGCTCGGGCTGTTCCAGGGCGCGGTCGGCGTGCACCAGTACCTCACCGGGACCGGTGCTTCCTACCAGGGTGAGGACATCCGCGCGGTCGGCACCTTCGGCCCGTCGGACGTGATGGGCATGGCGACGGTGGTGTCCTTCGGCCTGGTCTGCGCGACGGGTCTCGCGCTCGGCCGGGGCCCGGCCCACACCCGCCTGACGGCCGCGGCCTGCGCCCTGGTCCTCTGTGCGCCCCTGGCCGTCTCCTTCAGCCGGGGCGCCTGGATCGCCACCGCCGTCACGCTCACCGCGCAGCTGGTGCTGAGCGGGCCGCGCCGGGCACTGAAGGCGGGCGCGGCCGCGGTGGCCCTGTGCGTGGTGCTGGTGGGCGGGTTCGGGGCGGGTACGGCGATGCTGCAGGAGCGGATCGACAGCATCACCCGGGTCACCGACGCGCCCGACCAGTCGGTCACCGACCGGTACACGATGTGGGCGGCCGCGCTCGACATGTGGCGCGAACACCCGCTGACCGGCGTCGGCCTGAAGGGTTTCCCCGAGTACCGGGACGGACACGCGTCGCTGGCTCTGTCCTCCGGCAGCGACACGGAAGGCGCCGGTGCCGCGTTCCGCAAGGAGCCCCTGCTCTCCCCGCACAACATGTACCTGCTGGTGCTCGGCGAACAGGGCCTGATCGGCCTGCTCTGCCTCGCGGGCGGCTGGCTGGCCCTGCTGGTCCGCGCCCTGCACCGCCTGTACCGCTCCCGGCCGCGGGGCGAACGCGGCCTGGACTGCGCCCTGATCGCCTGCGGCCTGCTCGTCTGGCAGCTGATCGACTTCGCCTACGCCGACATCGGCGGCCCCTCGACCGTCCTGACGGCGGTGTGCTTCGGCTTGACCGCCTGGTGGGCCCTGCCCGCCACCACCGCACCGGGCGAGCGATGA
- a CDS encoding exopolysaccharide biosynthesis polyprenyl glycosylphosphotransferase, with protein sequence MTAERTVPSPGAQPWDPGFSAVSVLPARAADGFRFPLRRPPARPVPPLPLIAADLFAALVGAVALDETARRPVLVAALVAGALLLRPHTARPVPAVLDELPAVCGRIAVAWLGLAALLAAYAPERALGARTLLLGVTLHAAAACAGRGAVHWRRRAALLRRPHTALVIGPAATAQRVAAALLRHPRCGVRPVGVVADRPDGPGGLPVLTSGEEVERAFVQNGVRAVLTVDPAVRTGKGPLLRALAESGCTVWELDADSPSYQMRDQLAGFAVRRLDLGPRRRGSAGKRLLDVLVAGTLLVLVSPVLLGCAVVLRRTDGPGVVFRQERIGKDGRPFTLLKFRTHRPADEHEAATRWSVAGEHRMSPFCRLLRQTSLDELLQLWNVLKGDMSLVGPRPERPYFVTQFSQAHPGYAARHRMRTGITGLAQINGLRGDTSIEDRARFDNAYIDNWSLWQDVCVLLRTAAALVRSTGS encoded by the coding sequence GTGACCGCGGAACGTACCGTCCCCTCCCCCGGCGCGCAGCCCTGGGACCCCGGATTCTCAGCCGTCTCGGTCCTGCCGGCCCGTGCGGCCGACGGCTTCCGGTTCCCGCTGCGGCGCCCGCCCGCCCGGCCCGTCCCGCCGCTTCCCCTCATCGCCGCCGACCTGTTCGCGGCGCTGGTCGGCGCGGTCGCGCTGGACGAGACGGCGCGCCGGCCGGTGCTGGTGGCCGCGCTGGTCGCCGGTGCGCTGCTGCTGCGCCCGCACACGGCCCGGCCGGTGCCCGCCGTGCTCGACGAACTGCCCGCGGTGTGCGGGCGGATCGCGGTGGCCTGGCTGGGCCTCGCCGCGCTGCTCGCCGCCTACGCCCCCGAACGCGCCCTCGGCGCCCGCACGCTGCTGCTCGGGGTGACGCTGCACGCGGCGGCGGCCTGCGCGGGCCGGGGCGCGGTGCACTGGCGGCGCCGGGCCGCCCTGCTGCGCCGCCCGCACACCGCCCTGGTGATCGGGCCCGCCGCGACCGCGCAACGGGTGGCCGCCGCGCTGCTGCGGCATCCGCGCTGCGGGGTGCGGCCCGTGGGCGTCGTCGCCGACCGGCCCGACGGCCCCGGCGGCCTGCCCGTGCTCACCAGCGGCGAGGAGGTGGAGCGGGCGTTCGTGCAGAACGGGGTGCGGGCCGTGCTCACCGTCGACCCCGCCGTCCGCACCGGGAAGGGGCCGCTGCTGCGGGCGCTCGCCGAGTCGGGCTGCACGGTGTGGGAGCTGGACGCGGACTCGCCGTCGTACCAGATGCGCGACCAGCTCGCCGGGTTCGCCGTACGGCGGCTCGACCTCGGACCGCGGCGGCGCGGCAGCGCCGGCAAGCGGCTGCTGGACGTGCTGGTCGCGGGGACGCTGCTGGTGCTGGTCAGCCCGGTGCTGCTGGGGTGCGCGGTGGTGCTGCGGCGCACCGACGGGCCCGGCGTGGTGTTCCGGCAGGAACGCATCGGCAAGGACGGCCGCCCCTTCACCCTGCTGAAGTTCCGCACCCACCGCCCGGCCGACGAGCACGAGGCCGCCACCCGGTGGAGCGTGGCCGGCGAGCACCGGATGAGCCCGTTCTGCCGCCTGCTGCGGCAGACCTCGCTGGACGAGCTGCTCCAGTTGTGGAACGTGCTCAAGGGGGACATGAGCCTGGTCGGCCCGCGTCCGGAACGGCCGTACTTCGTCACGCAGTTCAGCCAGGCCCATCCGGGCTACGCGGCCCGCCACCGGATGCGCACCGGGATCACCGGGCTCGCCCAGATCAACGGGCTGCGCGGCGACACCTCCATCGAGGACCGGGCCCGCTTCGACAACGCCTACATCGACAACTGGTCGCTGTGGCAGGACGTCTGCGTCCTGCTGCGCACTGCGGCCGCGCTCGTGCGCTCGACGGGAAGCTGA
- a CDS encoding glycosyltransferase — MHQSAPDPRPRVLHLAQPVDGGVARVVLDLARAQLAAGLHVTAACPDGELAEELRKSGTDVRHWRAGRSPGPGLPGEVRRLVRLTDEVRPALVHAHSAKAGLAGRLAVRGRIPTVFQPHAWSFEAVGGATAALALRWERWGARWAHRVVCVSEAERATGLHAGVRAAYAVVPNGIDTARFSPGPHPPLGPGPRTPPGSGPRPCPGSGPLVVCVGRLCRQKGQDVLLEAWEQVLTAVPRARLALVGDGPDRETLRQRAHPSVQFAGAVADVVPWYRAADLVVLPSRWEGMALAPLEAMGCGRPVVLTDVDGARESLPPGLAARCLVPPKDPTALAGAVAGLLSDPPLRAALGDQGRRHVLSTHDVRLTAERIAALYRELLDGAEGARPCRPDANRQTRPRVPSECRESTPS; from the coding sequence ATGCACCAGTCAGCACCCGACCCCCGGCCGCGGGTCCTGCACCTCGCGCAACCCGTCGACGGCGGTGTCGCCCGGGTCGTCCTGGATCTGGCGCGCGCCCAGCTCGCGGCGGGTCTGCACGTCACGGCCGCCTGCCCGGACGGCGAACTCGCCGAAGAACTACGGAAGTCGGGCACCGACGTCCGCCACTGGCGGGCCGGCCGCTCCCCGGGGCCGGGTCTGCCCGGCGAGGTACGGCGGCTCGTACGGCTGACCGACGAGGTACGGCCCGCACTGGTGCACGCGCACAGTGCGAAGGCGGGCCTGGCCGGCCGGCTCGCCGTCCGCGGCCGGATCCCCACCGTGTTCCAGCCGCACGCCTGGTCCTTCGAGGCGGTCGGCGGAGCCACGGCGGCGCTCGCGCTGCGCTGGGAGCGGTGGGGGGCGCGCTGGGCCCACCGGGTGGTGTGCGTCAGCGAAGCAGAGCGCGCCACCGGACTGCACGCCGGAGTCCGGGCCGCGTACGCCGTCGTGCCGAACGGCATCGACACCGCGCGCTTCTCACCAGGCCCGCACCCGCCCCTCGGACCCGGCCCCCGCACCCCTCCCGGATCCGGCCCGCGGCCCTGTCCCGGATCCGGCCCTCTCGTGGTCTGCGTCGGCCGTCTCTGCCGCCAGAAGGGCCAGGACGTGCTGCTCGAGGCCTGGGAGCAGGTCCTCACCGCCGTGCCGCGGGCGAGGCTCGCCCTGGTCGGTGACGGTCCGGACCGCGAGACGTTACGGCAACGCGCCCACCCCTCCGTGCAGTTCGCGGGCGCGGTCGCCGATGTCGTGCCCTGGTACCGGGCCGCCGACCTGGTGGTGCTGCCCTCGCGCTGGGAAGGCATGGCGCTCGCCCCGCTGGAGGCGATGGGCTGCGGCCGGCCGGTCGTGCTCACCGACGTCGACGGCGCCCGGGAGAGCCTGCCGCCCGGCCTCGCCGCTCGCTGTCTGGTCCCACCGAAGGACCCCACGGCACTGGCCGGGGCGGTCGCCGGGCTGCTGTCCGACCCGCCGCTGCGCGCCGCGCTCGGCGACCAGGGGCGCCGGCACGTCCTGTCCACGCACGACGTACGGCTCACCGCCGAGCGGATCGCGGCCCTCTACCGCGAGCTGCTCGACGGCGCCGAAGGGGCGCGTCCCTGCCGCCCGGATGCGAACAGACAAACACGCCCGCGCGTGCCCTCCGAGTGCAGGGAGTCCACCCCCTCGTGA
- a CDS encoding chaplin encodes MSRIAKGLVLTSAAVVAVAGGAGVACADSSAAGVAKNSPGVLSGNVVQVPIHVPVNVCGNTVNVIGLLNPAFGNTCVNS; translated from the coding sequence ATGTCGCGTATCGCGAAGGGTCTGGTCCTGACCTCCGCCGCCGTCGTGGCCGTCGCCGGCGGTGCCGGTGTGGCCTGCGCCGATTCCAGTGCGGCCGGCGTCGCCAAGAACTCGCCGGGCGTGCTGTCGGGCAACGTCGTCCAGGTCCCGATCCACGTGCCGGTCAACGTCTGCGGCAACACCGTCAACGTCATCGGGCTGCTGAACCCGGCTTTCGGAAACACCTGCGTCAACAGCTGA
- a CDS encoding DUF5949 family protein — protein sequence MTSTSSDLRTADLGTLVLLAWSGEAPDGADMPYLLAYSLGDTEGGPQATAAAVGHLLTGNGLPVGGDLVDGGTRPGLPVSLLVEAGQAVVRMPQLVAQAGAPAEWLEAVAERGYAYLVFTTRAWPEGEPGKTVEPADLAAFAGAEETLNAAAHIVLPAARVRR from the coding sequence GTGACCTCAACCTCAAGCGACCTCCGCACCGCCGACCTCGGCACGCTCGTCCTGCTCGCCTGGAGCGGCGAGGCCCCCGACGGCGCCGACATGCCCTATCTGCTGGCCTACTCCCTGGGGGACACCGAGGGCGGCCCGCAGGCCACCGCGGCCGCGGTCGGGCACCTGCTGACCGGCAACGGGCTCCCGGTCGGCGGCGACCTGGTCGACGGCGGCACCCGGCCCGGCCTCCCGGTCAGCCTGCTGGTCGAGGCCGGCCAGGCCGTCGTACGGATGCCGCAGCTGGTCGCCCAGGCCGGCGCGCCGGCGGAGTGGCTCGAGGCCGTCGCCGAGCGCGGCTACGCCTACCTCGTGTTCACGACCCGCGCCTGGCCCGAGGGCGAGCCCGGCAAGACCGTCGAGCCGGCCGACCTCGCCGCCTTCGCCGGTGCCGAGGAGACCCTGAACGCCGCCGCGCACATCGTCCTGCCGGCCGCCAGAGTGCGCCGCTGA
- a CDS encoding vitamin K epoxide reductase family protein has translation MPKALAGGRGFGLLLVLTGAAGLLASWVITLDKFKLLQNPNFVPGCSLNPVVSCGSVMKSEQASAFGFPNPMLGLVAYGIVVCVGMSLIAGARFPCWYWLLFEAGCLFGVGFVSWLQFESLYRINALCLWCALAWAATILLFWYATSLVLSNGFLPAPAWLERFLAEFTWVLPVLHIGVVGMLVLTRWWDFWTS, from the coding sequence ATGCCCAAGGCCCTGGCCGGCGGCAGGGGATTCGGGCTGTTGCTGGTGCTCACCGGGGCGGCCGGGCTGCTCGCCTCCTGGGTCATCACGCTCGACAAGTTCAAGCTGCTGCAGAACCCCAATTTCGTGCCCGGGTGCAGCCTGAACCCGGTGGTGTCCTGCGGCAGCGTGATGAAGAGCGAGCAGGCTTCGGCCTTCGGGTTCCCCAATCCGATGCTGGGCCTGGTGGCCTACGGCATCGTCGTGTGCGTCGGCATGAGCCTGATCGCCGGGGCCCGCTTTCCCTGCTGGTACTGGCTGCTGTTCGAGGCCGGCTGCCTGTTCGGCGTCGGATTCGTCTCCTGGCTCCAGTTCGAGTCCCTGTACCGGATCAACGCGCTGTGCCTGTGGTGCGCTCTGGCCTGGGCCGCCACGATCCTGCTGTTCTGGTACGCCACCTCGCTGGTCCTCAGCAACGGCTTCCTGCCCGCCCCGGCCTGGCTGGAGCGGTTCCTCGCCGAGTTCACCTGGGTGCTCCCGGTGCTGCACATCGGCGTGGTCGGCATGCTGGTCCTGACCCGCTGGTGGGACTTCTGGACCAGCTGA
- a CDS encoding tyrosinase family oxidase copper chaperone has product MGVGARGVAVGAGRQGRGREGAEGAEGAEGAGGAARPARRDVARGLLASVAALALAPVVAASRPVPPEESPDGTSFDEVYRGRLIQGVLVPVAEGGTADGDWRITVDGRPLHLMRRADGTWLSMVDHYTSYRTPLEATRAAVDEIGPGQLLRDDLAPDPMGGEQMRTAGHHGVRA; this is encoded by the coding sequence ATGGGCGTCGGTGCGCGTGGCGTGGCTGTGGGTGCGGGGCGGCAGGGGAGAGGGCGAGAAGGAGCAGAAGGAGCAGAGGGAGCAGAGGGAGCAGGGGGAGCGGCGAGGCCGGCCCGGAGGGACGTGGCGCGGGGGCTGCTGGCCTCCGTCGCCGCGCTGGCGCTGGCCCCGGTCGTCGCCGCCTCCCGGCCCGTGCCCCCGGAGGAGTCCCCGGACGGCACGTCCTTCGACGAGGTCTACCGGGGCCGCCTCATCCAGGGCGTGCTGGTGCCGGTCGCGGAGGGCGGGACGGCCGACGGCGACTGGCGGATCACCGTCGACGGGCGCCCGCTGCACCTGATGCGGCGGGCCGACGGCACCTGGCTGAGCATGGTCGACCACTACACCTCGTACCGCACACCGCTGGAGGCGACCCGGGCGGCCGTGGACGAGATCGGCCCCGGCCAGCTGCTGCGCGACGACCTGGCGCCGGACCCGATGGGCGGCGAACAGATGCGCACGGCGGGACACCATGGTGTACGTGCGTAG
- a CDS encoding chaplin gives MSRIAKAAVVALGTGAVVVSGAGLALADAGAEGAAVGSPGVLSGNLIQVPVNIPVNVCGNTVDVIALLNPTFGNTCVNKGELKKPGKPGNHGPAGHGSHGNYGNSGYGH, from the coding sequence ATGTCTCGCATCGCGAAGGCAGCCGTTGTCGCCCTCGGCACCGGTGCCGTGGTGGTCAGCGGGGCCGGACTGGCCCTGGCCGACGCGGGCGCCGAGGGCGCGGCCGTCGGCTCGCCCGGTGTGCTGTCCGGCAACCTGATCCAGGTCCCGGTCAACATCCCGGTCAACGTGTGCGGGAACACCGTCGACGTGATCGCCCTGCTGAACCCGACCTTCGGCAACACCTGCGTCAACAAGGGCGAGCTGAAGAAGCCGGGCAAGCCGGGCAACCACGGCCCCGCCGGTCACGGCAGCCACGGCAACTACGGCAACAGCGGCTACGGCCACTGA
- a CDS encoding D-2-hydroxyacid dehydrogenase family protein: protein MRLRCAVLDDFQGVATTLADWSVIEDRVEVVALREHLGTEDDLAAALADFDIVVTLRERVPFPGSLLARLPRLKLIVASGMRNTVIDYAAAEQHGVTVCGTQSSGIPPAELTWALLLGLARGIVEENTALRAGGPWQSTVGADLHGARLGVLGLGRIGGHVARVGLAFGMRVSAWSPRLTKERAAEHGVEAATSKEELLAGSDFVCVHVPGGHGTRGLIGAAELALMKPTAYLINTSRASVVDQDALLAALHEGRIAGAGVDVFDIEPLPAGHPMRTAPRLLATPHLGYVSRVNYTTYYGQAVENIQAFLAGSPVRRLP, encoded by the coding sequence ATGCGGCTTCGTTGTGCGGTACTGGACGACTTCCAGGGTGTGGCCACCACGCTGGCGGACTGGTCGGTGATCGAGGACCGGGTCGAGGTCGTCGCACTGCGCGAGCACCTGGGCACCGAGGACGACCTCGCCGCGGCCCTCGCCGACTTCGACATCGTCGTCACGCTGCGCGAACGCGTCCCGTTTCCCGGCTCGTTGCTCGCCCGGCTGCCGCGGCTGAAACTGATCGTCGCCTCCGGGATGCGCAACACCGTCATCGACTACGCGGCCGCCGAGCAGCACGGCGTCACCGTGTGCGGCACACAGAGTTCGGGCATCCCGCCCGCGGAGCTGACCTGGGCGCTGCTGCTCGGGCTGGCCCGGGGGATCGTCGAGGAGAACACCGCCCTGCGCGCGGGCGGTCCCTGGCAGTCCACCGTCGGCGCCGATCTGCACGGCGCCCGCCTCGGGGTGCTCGGTCTCGGCAGGATCGGCGGCCATGTGGCCCGGGTCGGGCTCGCCTTCGGCATGCGGGTCAGCGCGTGGAGCCCGCGCCTGACAAAGGAGCGCGCCGCGGAGCACGGCGTCGAAGCGGCCACGTCCAAAGAGGAGTTGCTCGCCGGCAGCGACTTCGTCTGCGTCCACGTGCCCGGCGGCCACGGCACCCGCGGCCTCATCGGCGCCGCCGAACTGGCCCTGATGAAGCCGACCGCCTACCTGATCAACACCTCCCGGGCATCAGTCGTCGACCAGGACGCGCTGCTGGCCGCGCTGCACGAGGGCCGGATCGCGGGGGCGGGCGTCGACGTCTTCGACATCGAGCCGCTGCCCGCCGGCCACCCGATGCGCACCGCGCCCCGCCTGCTCGCCACGCCGCACCTCGGCTACGTCTCGCGGGTCAACTACACGACGTACTACGGCCAGGCGGTGGAGAACATCCAGGCCTTTCTGGCGGGCTCCCCGGTACGACGGCTGCCCTGA
- a CDS encoding helix-turn-helix transcriptional regulator: MSEQVHNRLAVVRAERKVSRQSLAEAVGAHYQTIGYIERGQYNPSLDLALKIARFFELPVEALFSLEPFRPLTDEIYGRKTS, from the coding sequence ATGAGCGAGCAGGTACACAATAGGCTGGCCGTGGTTCGCGCCGAGCGGAAGGTGTCGCGGCAGAGCCTGGCTGAAGCGGTGGGAGCGCACTACCAGACCATCGGCTACATCGAGCGGGGGCAGTACAACCCGAGCCTCGACCTGGCACTGAAGATCGCGAGGTTCTTCGAGCTGCCGGTGGAGGCACTGTTCTCACTCGAACCGTTCCGGCCGCTCACGGATGAGATCTACGGGAGGAAGACGTCATGA
- a CDS encoding IS4 family transposase: MRSTLLTGDSAWKPVARMYECGRSGHWGRRVLPSTAAIWKARSRLGVAPLRQLFARVCRPVATPDTEGAFYRDWRLIAIDGTTFDLPDTKANVEAFGRPPRSGRGEQDVGYPQLRMVGLVECGTHAVFDAAIGTVRTGEQALARAALGSLRPGILLLADRGFYSVDLWRTAAATGADLLWRVRKDLVLPVVEQLSDGSYLTEIFDRSDIHHTRRGVPVRAVEYTIAGHEGVYRLITTILDPDKAPAADLAALYAQRWEFESTLDEIKTHLGGSQLVLRSQHPVGAEQELYGFLLVHHAIRHLMHQAARQADRDPDRISFTRSLRVVRRQVTDQAAFSPRQTRTRGPSHPR; encoded by the coding sequence GTGAGGTCCACCCTGCTGACCGGCGACAGTGCGTGGAAGCCCGTCGCCCGTATGTATGAGTGTGGCCGAAGCGGCCACTGGGGGCGTCGGGTGCTTCCGAGTACGGCAGCGATCTGGAAAGCCAGGTCTCGGCTGGGGGTGGCGCCGCTGCGGCAACTGTTCGCGCGGGTGTGCCGTCCGGTTGCCACACCGGACACTGAGGGCGCCTTCTACCGCGACTGGCGGCTGATCGCGATCGACGGCACCACGTTTGACCTGCCTGACACGAAGGCGAACGTGGAAGCGTTCGGCCGTCCGCCCCGTTCCGGGCGCGGTGAACAGGACGTCGGCTACCCGCAGTTGCGCATGGTCGGCTTGGTGGAGTGCGGCACCCATGCCGTCTTCGATGCTGCGATCGGAACTGTGCGCACCGGAGAGCAGGCTCTGGCCCGGGCGGCCCTGGGGTCCCTGCGGCCGGGGATACTGCTGCTGGCCGACCGCGGCTTCTACAGCGTGGACCTGTGGCGCACAGCCGCGGCCACGGGGGCGGACCTGCTGTGGCGGGTCCGCAAAGACCTCGTGCTGCCGGTCGTCGAGCAACTGTCGGACGGTTCCTACCTCACCGAGATCTTCGACCGCAGCGACATCCACCACACCCGTCGCGGGGTGCCAGTACGCGCGGTGGAGTACACCATCGCCGGCCATGAGGGCGTCTACCGGCTCATCACCACGATCCTCGACCCGGACAAGGCCCCGGCCGCGGACCTGGCCGCTCTCTACGCCCAGCGATGGGAGTTCGAGTCCACCCTCGACGAAATCAAGACCCACCTCGGCGGGTCGCAGCTGGTACTGCGTTCGCAGCACCCCGTCGGGGCCGAGCAGGAACTCTATGGCTTCCTGCTCGTCCACCATGCCATCCGGCACCTGATGCACCAGGCCGCACGGCAAGCCGACCGGGACCCCGACCGGATCTCCTTCACCCGCTCACTGCGCGTCGTGCGTCGCCAGGTCACCGACCAGGCGGCATTTTCCCCCCGGCAGACTCGCACGCGCGGTCCAAGCCACCCACGCTGA